One Desulfobaccales bacterium genomic window, ACAGAGAGAAATCAACTCATCTACCCCAGTCCGTTCCCCCAGATTTTTCAGAGCCTGTTCCCGTTCCAAACCGGCCATGATCTCAAGATTAACCATAAGCAATTCCCGGGCCATGATGGGACTGCTTTCCATCAAATCATCTGAAACTCGTTTGATGGCGGCGTTTAGCCCTTGACCGGCTTCGACGCAAACCACCATCAGATCCAGGGTATCCGGAAGCGCTTCCCTAATTTTTTTCTGGCGGGCCTTAATCAGGTTATCCAGGATGATGTCTGGGAGTATATAGCCCAAAATGAACAGGACGATGGAGCCCGCGATCAACAAACCTCGCTGAGAGGTTTGCCCCCACCAGAAAAACAGGACCACCACCGGGATGACCAGGAGCAGTCCCATTTTGATCCCAAAAAAGATGGAAATGGCCCGCTCACTATAAATCCCACCCCGGATAAGCCGCTTATGGAGTTCTTTGATCCTGGCACTGTCTTTCCCC contains:
- a CDS encoding type II secretion system F family protein translates to MLILQAVLFGLFIGGFIFCLGFFLQQRNSLARRRLQAPLRLKTDLLRTQAGEKPAFLSADLIKKLEKQLDLGKDSARIKELHKRLIRGGIYSERAISIFFGIKMGLLLVIPVVVLFFWWGQTSQRGLLIAGSIVLFILGYILPDIILDNLIKARQKKIREALPDTLDLMVVCVEAGQGLNAAIKRVSDDLMESSPIMARELLMVNLEIMAGLEREQALKNLGERTGVDELISLCSILIQSDRFGTSIGQALKTQSDYMRTTRRKKLEELAAKTPVKLVFPLLLFIFPAIMVVVLGPAFIRISEFFANSAR